A part of Variovorax sp. HW608 genomic DNA contains:
- a CDS encoding EthD family reductase: MIKVNVMYPYTEGARFDHAYYRDRHMPMVKARLGTACAYYTVEKGLAGRAPGAPPAFVAMCAFICSSAEGYQAAMQEHGAEIRGDIANYTDIAPVIQFSKVVVERSDH, encoded by the coding sequence ATGATCAAGGTCAACGTGATGTACCCGTACACCGAAGGCGCGCGCTTCGACCACGCCTACTACCGCGACCGGCACATGCCGATGGTGAAGGCTAGGCTCGGCACTGCCTGCGCCTACTACACCGTCGAAAAAGGCCTGGCCGGCAGAGCGCCCGGTGCACCGCCCGCCTTCGTGGCGATGTGCGCGTTCATCTGTAGTTCGGCCGAAGGCTACCAAGCCGCCATGCAGGAGCACGGCGCCGAGATCCGGGGCGACATCGCCAACTACACGGACATCGCGCCCGTGATCCAGTTCAGCAAGGTCGTCGTCGAGCGGTCGGATCATTGA
- a CDS encoding carboxymuconolactone decarboxylase family protein, which translates to MTARIEPASPPFAADITSQFDRLMKGQPPLRLFTTLARDPRLFQKFFSSGLLDKGNLTIRQREIVIHRTTALCRSAYEWGIHVTAFSKRAGLTDEQVQATVNGSATHACWRTSLRASPVDLGTLRRRAPFLSLYGCPHLICMPRSPQTIARRTP; encoded by the coding sequence ATGACTGCACGCATCGAGCCAGCAAGTCCGCCGTTCGCGGCAGACATCACGTCGCAGTTCGACCGCTTGATGAAGGGGCAACCGCCTCTACGTCTGTTCACAACGTTGGCGCGCGACCCGCGACTGTTTCAGAAGTTCTTCTCCAGCGGGTTGTTGGACAAGGGGAATCTGACCATCCGGCAACGCGAAATCGTGATTCACCGAACTACCGCACTCTGCAGATCGGCGTACGAATGGGGAATCCACGTCACGGCATTCTCCAAGCGCGCTGGCCTGACCGACGAGCAGGTCCAAGCGACCGTGAACGGTTCGGCAACGCATGCCTGCTGGAGGACGTCGCTGCGCGCTTCCCCAGTTGACCTCGGCACTTTGCGCCGGAGGGCACCATTTCTGTCGCTCTACGGCTGTCCTCATCTAATCTGCATGCCCCGCTCACCCCAGACGATTGCAAGGAGAACCCCATGA
- the ltrA gene encoding group II intron reverse transcriptase/maturase, with product MSHRRGKSDCCVVPKKLPNKAAGEAPAAAEVVEGRRQAKGNAIAARMSRRSVRVYDMGTALDGIRQTAKGRRDAKFTGLLHHIYAVERLRAAYLALKRDAAAGVDGQTWQTYGQDLEGNLLELSERLARGGYRPQPVKRVYIDKADGSKRPLGVPALEDKLVQRATVEVLNAIYEQDFLGFSYGFRPGRSAHNALDAVAVGVGARKVNWILDADIAKFFDTIERDWLVKFIEHRVADTRVVRLIKKWLHAGVLEDGRLTQGELGTVQGGSISPLLANIYLHYALDLWVKQWRGRHARGDVIVVRYADDWVAGFQFRDDAERFQRAVAERLGQFGLKLHPEKTRLIEFGRFAHENRRRKGQGKPQTFDFLGFTHCCGTTRKGKFMVLRLTSAKRLRAKLQVIKLELRRRMHQPIPEQGQYLRAVVTGHARYFGVPCNGARLRTFRHQVVGLWHRTLCRRSQSHDLPWRRMYRLMARWLPVPNICHPYPNQRLIVMTQGRSRMR from the coding sequence ATGAGCCACAGGCGCGGGAAGTCGGACTGCTGCGTAGTACCGAAGAAGCTGCCGAACAAGGCTGCGGGGGAAGCTCCTGCGGCGGCGGAGGTGGTGGAGGGAAGGCGGCAGGCCAAGGGAAATGCCATCGCGGCGCGCATGTCCCGCAGATCGGTGCGGGTCTATGACATGGGAACCGCGCTCGATGGCATACGACAGACGGCAAAGGGCCGTCGTGATGCGAAGTTCACGGGACTGCTGCATCACATCTACGCGGTCGAACGCCTGCGGGCGGCTTACCTCGCGCTCAAGCGCGACGCGGCCGCCGGGGTGGACGGCCAGACCTGGCAGACGTACGGACAGGACCTGGAGGGCAATCTCCTGGAGTTGTCCGAGCGGCTGGCCCGAGGGGGCTACCGGCCCCAGCCTGTGAAGAGGGTGTACATCGACAAGGCCGACGGCAGCAAGCGCCCGCTGGGCGTGCCGGCGCTGGAGGACAAGCTCGTCCAGCGTGCCACGGTCGAAGTGTTGAACGCCATCTACGAGCAGGACTTCCTCGGGTTCAGCTACGGCTTCAGGCCCGGGCGCAGCGCGCACAACGCGCTGGATGCCGTGGCGGTGGGTGTGGGCGCAAGGAAGGTGAACTGGATACTCGATGCGGACATCGCCAAGTTCTTCGACACGATCGAAAGGGACTGGCTGGTGAAGTTCATCGAACATCGCGTGGCTGACACGCGCGTGGTGCGGCTGATCAAGAAATGGCTGCACGCGGGCGTGCTGGAGGACGGCAGGCTCACGCAAGGTGAGTTGGGGACGGTTCAGGGCGGGAGCATCAGTCCGCTGCTGGCCAACATCTACCTGCACTATGCGTTGGACCTGTGGGTGAAGCAGTGGAGGGGGCGCCATGCCCGGGGTGACGTGATCGTCGTGCGCTACGCCGACGATTGGGTTGCGGGGTTCCAGTTCCGTGATGACGCCGAGCGCTTCCAGCGCGCGGTGGCCGAGCGGCTGGGCCAGTTCGGGTTGAAGCTGCATCCCGAGAAGACGCGGCTGATCGAGTTCGGGCGCTTCGCCCACGAGAACCGACGCCGCAAGGGACAAGGCAAGCCGCAGACCTTCGACTTCCTGGGGTTCACGCATTGCTGCGGGACGACCCGAAAGGGCAAGTTCATGGTCCTGCGACTCACCAGTGCCAAACGCCTGCGAGCCAAGCTGCAGGTGATCAAGCTCGAACTCAGAAGGCGCATGCACCAACCCATCCCGGAGCAGGGCCAGTACCTGCGGGCGGTGGTGACTGGGCATGCGCGCTACTTCGGCGTGCCGTGCAACGGCGCGCGGCTGAGGACATTCCGCCATCAGGTCGTCGGGCTGTGGCATCGCACG